CCGATCGAGCCGGTGAGCATGGCGGCGCAGTCGGAGAGGATGTCGCCGAAGATGTTGCCCGTGACCATGACGTCGAACTGCTTGGGCGCACGCACGAGCTGCATGGCGGCATTGTCGACATACATGTGGCTGAGCTCGATCTCGGGATAGTCGGCGGCGGTCTTGGTCGCGACCTCGCGCCACATCTCGGTGCATTCGAGCACGTTGGCCTTGTCGACCGAGCACACTTTCTTGCCGCGCTTCATGGCGATGTCGAAGGCGACGCGACAGATGCGCTCGACCTCGGACTCGGTGTAGACCATAGTGTTGAGGCCGCGACGCTCGCCGGAGGGCAGAGTCTCGATGCCGCGCGGCTGGCCGAAATAGATGTCGCCCGTGAGCTCACGCACGATCATGATGTCCAGCCCGGAGACGATCTCGGGCTTGAGCGTGGAGGCGGCGGCCAGTTGCGGATAGAGCACGGCGGGACGCAGGTTGGCGAACAGGCCCAGGCCCGCACGCAGACCCAGCAGCCCCTTCTCGGGACGCTTGGAGATGTGCAGCGGTTCCCACTTCGGGCCACCGACTGCGCCGAGCAGCACCGCATCGGACGCCTTGGCGGCGGCGAGCGTTTCCTCCGGCAGAGGGTCGCCGAAAGCATCGTAGGCCGCGCCGCCGACCAGCGCCTCTTCGAGCGTCACGTCGATGGCGCCCTCGGCCTTGAGTGCGTTGAGCACCTTCACCGCCTCGGCGACGATCTCGGGACCGATGCCGTCACCGGCGAGAACCAGAATCTTCTTGCTCAATGGAGTCTCCAGACAGAATTCAGATGAACAGCCAGGGCGCTTCGGCGCGGCGGTGTTCTTCGTAGGCGCGGATGGTGTCGGCTTCCTGAAGGGTCAGGCCGATGTCGTCCAGCCCCTCGATCAGACGATGCTTGCTGCCCGCCTCGACCTCGAAGGCGATGACCTGACCATCGCTCAGGGTCAGGGTCTGGGCCGGCAGATCGACGGCGATGCGCAGCGGCTCGGCGCCCGTCGCCTTGGCGAACAGCCCGTCGATCACGGCCGCGTCGAGCCGGATCGGCAGCAGACCGTTCTTGAAGCAGTTGTTGAAGAAGATGTCGGCGAAGCTCGGCGCCAGGATGACGCGGATGCCGAAATCGGTCAGCGCCCAGGGCGCGTGCTCGCGCGAGGAGCCGCAGCCGAAGTTCTCGCGCGTGAGCAGGATTTCGGCGCTCTGGTAGCGCGCGTCATTGAGCACGAACTCGGTGTTGCGCGGACGGTGGGTGCAGTCCATGTCCGGCTCGCCGTGATCGAGATAGCGCCACTCGTCGAACAGATAGGGGCCGAAGCCGCTACGCTTGATGCTCTTCAGGAACTGCTTGGGGATGATGGCGTCGGTGTCGACATTGGCCCGATCGAGCGGAGCGACGACGCCGGTGAAATTCGCGAAAGCCTGCATCAGAGCGTCCTCACGTCGACGAAATGACCGGTCACGGCGGCGGCGGCGGCCATGGCCGGACTGACCAGATGGGTCCGACCGCCCTGCCCCTGCCGACCCTCGAAGTTGCGGTTGGAGGTCGAGGCGCAGCGCTCGCCCGGCTCCAGGCGGTCGGCGTTCATCGCCAGACACATGGAGCAGCCCGGCTCGCGCCATTCGAAACCGGCCGCGACGAAGATCTTGTCCAGCCCCTCGGCCTCGGCCTGTTCCTTAACCAGACCCGAGCCGGGCACGACCATCGCCAGCTTGATCGAGTCGGCGACCTTGCGCCCCTTGGCGATCTCAGCCGCCGCGCGCAGATCCTCGATGCGCGAGTTGGTGCAGGAGCCGATGAAGACCTTGTCCGGGCGGATCTCGCTGATCGGCGTGCCGGCGGTCAGACCCATGTAATCGAGTGCGCGCCGGATGCCGTTGGCCTTGACCGGATCGGACTCGGCGGCCGGATCGGGCACGCGACCGTCGACCGGCTGCACCATCTCGGGCGAGGTGCCCCAGGTGACTTGCGGCTTGAG
The sequence above is drawn from the Allochromatium vinosum DSM 180 genome and encodes:
- the leuD gene encoding 3-isopropylmalate dehydratase small subunit, with the protein product MQAFANFTGVVAPLDRANVDTDAIIPKQFLKSIKRSGFGPYLFDEWRYLDHGEPDMDCTHRPRNTEFVLNDARYQSAEILLTRENFGCGSSREHAPWALTDFGIRVILAPSFADIFFNNCFKNGLLPIRLDAAVIDGLFAKATGAEPLRIAVDLPAQTLTLSDGQVIAFEVEAGSKHRLIEGLDDIGLTLQEADTIRAYEEHRRAEAPWLFI
- the leuB gene encoding 3-isopropylmalate dehydrogenase, producing the protein MSKKILVLAGDGIGPEIVAEAVKVLNALKAEGAIDVTLEEALVGGAAYDAFGDPLPEETLAAAKASDAVLLGAVGGPKWEPLHISKRPEKGLLGLRAGLGLFANLRPAVLYPQLAAASTLKPEIVSGLDIMIVRELTGDIYFGQPRGIETLPSGERRGLNTMVYTESEVERICRVAFDIAMKRGKKVCSVDKANVLECTEMWREVATKTAADYPEIELSHMYVDNAAMQLVRAPKQFDVMVTGNIFGDILSDCAAMLTGSIGMLPSASLNEHGQGMYEPIHGSAPDIAGRGVANPLATILSVAMMLRYSLGAPEAADRIDAAVSKVLDQGLRTADIMSEGMRQVGTAEMGDAVVAALSA